The proteins below are encoded in one region of Clostridium pasteurianum DSM 525 = ATCC 6013:
- a CDS encoding 2'-5' RNA ligase family protein, which produces MRYVIVNALNGKALKFHDKLTTEVCSKFNLKRTKLPGHITLKAPFESENIDELINMLESLVKTNNKAPISVHGYDHFRNDVVFMKTIFSKEANGVYNEFYKLLKTLSWLQWKKNEDSQRIFHTTIVSKKIKNKFNEIWEYINEFQCNFHIYFDNISIYIWEENTWRLYKKFLLKDNNETIY; this is translated from the coding sequence TTGAGATATGTTATAGTAAATGCATTAAATGGGAAAGCTTTAAAATTTCATGATAAATTGACAACAGAAGTCTGCAGTAAATTTAATTTAAAAAGGACTAAGTTACCTGGCCATATTACTTTGAAAGCTCCTTTTGAAAGTGAAAATATAGATGAGTTAATAAACATGCTTGAATCTCTTGTAAAAACTAATAATAAAGCACCAATATCCGTTCATGGATATGATCATTTTAGAAATGATGTTGTATTTATGAAAACAATATTTTCAAAAGAAGCAAATGGAGTATATAATGAATTTTATAAACTCCTTAAAACTTTAAGCTGGCTTCAGTGGAAGAAAAATGAAGATTCTCAAAGAATTTTTCATACCACTATAGTTTCAAAGAAAATAAAAAATAAATTTAATGAAATATGGGAATATATAAATGAATTCCAATGTAATTTCCATATATATTTTGATAATATATCCATTTACATATGGGAAGAAAATACATGGAGACTATATAAAAAATTTTTGCTTAAAGACAATAATGAGACAATTTATTAA
- the recQ gene encoding DNA helicase RecQ translates to MNEALNTLQKYYGYKEFRKSQSDIIDSILCKKDTLAIMPTGGGKSICYQIPALLFNGITIVISPLISLMKDQVDNIKDLGINAEYINSSLTVKETHSIIEKLNNNEIKILYLAPERLESIDFCNLIRTLNISQIAVDEAHCVSQWGHDFRTSYRYISKFIKSLSKPPVVTAFTATATREVQNDIIKLIELNNPEVFISGFDRENLKINVLKIPGRLKYVLDYVNKNKDQSGIIYASTRKEVDNIYENLVESSVSVSKYHAGLSDAERKQNQEDFVYDRVGVMVATNAFGMGIDKSNVRFVIHYNMPKNIESYYQEIGRAGRDGEKSECILLFSPQDIMTQKYLIELGTQNPERRINDYKKLQNMIDFVHHNGCLRKYILNYFGEETPYDNCNNCSSCLTEGEMVDKTLEAQKVLSCIYRMRRDFGVNTIVDVLRGSSQKKILQYRFNELSTYGLMKNYSKKNLAEFINTLISHGFINLKEGEYPTVVLSNKSMDVLKGHEKVVFKESIEAKKISEDNELFEILRNLRKEIAVKEGIPPYYIFSDNTLKEMSLRYPLDKDHILDISGVGQVKYEKYGETFLNIINEYVNKNNIEVNWTEKIENKISHATKAVNKKEKTHEITIDMIKSGNSIKDIASQRNLTIGTILTHIDKYFREGNAEKLNINFDGIFTEEQEKSIISAVDKLGVERLAPIKAEVSDEISYDAIKAVILKNYLTNRNNLQ, encoded by the coding sequence ATAAATGAAGCATTAAATACATTACAAAAATATTATGGATACAAAGAATTCAGAAAATCACAAAGTGATATAATTGATAGTATATTATGCAAAAAAGATACTTTAGCTATTATGCCTACAGGAGGAGGTAAATCTATCTGTTATCAGATACCAGCATTATTGTTTAATGGTATTACTATTGTGATTTCTCCATTAATATCTCTTATGAAGGATCAAGTAGACAATATAAAAGATTTGGGTATAAATGCTGAATATATAAATAGCTCTTTAACTGTTAAAGAAACTCATTCAATTATTGAAAAATTAAATAATAATGAAATAAAAATACTCTATTTAGCACCAGAAAGATTAGAATCAATAGATTTCTGTAATCTTATAAGAACATTAAATATATCTCAAATAGCTGTAGATGAAGCTCACTGTGTATCCCAGTGGGGACATGATTTTAGAACAAGTTACAGATACATAAGTAAATTTATAAAAAGTCTTTCAAAACCTCCTGTAGTAACTGCTTTTACTGCTACGGCTACAAGGGAAGTACAAAATGATATAATAAAACTTATAGAACTCAATAATCCAGAAGTTTTTATATCGGGATTTGATAGAGAAAATTTAAAAATAAATGTATTAAAAATACCAGGAAGATTAAAGTATGTATTAGATTATGTAAATAAAAATAAAGATCAATCTGGAATAATATATGCATCTACTAGAAAAGAAGTAGATAATATTTATGAAAATCTTGTTGAAAGTAGTGTGTCTGTTTCAAAATATCATGCAGGTTTATCAGATGCTGAAAGAAAACAAAATCAAGAAGATTTTGTATATGATAGAGTAGGAGTTATGGTAGCTACTAATGCCTTTGGTATGGGAATTGATAAATCAAATGTACGTTTTGTAATCCATTATAATATGCCTAAAAATATTGAAAGCTATTATCAGGAGATAGGAAGAGCAGGTCGTGACGGCGAAAAAAGTGAATGTATTTTATTATTTTCACCTCAGGACATTATGACGCAAAAATATTTAATTGAATTGGGAACTCAGAATCCTGAGAGAAGAATAAATGATTATAAAAAGCTTCAGAATATGATTGATTTTGTACATCACAATGGATGCCTTAGAAAATATATATTAAATTATTTTGGAGAAGAAACTCCCTATGACAATTGCAATAATTGCAGCAGTTGTTTAACGGAGGGAGAAATGGTAGATAAAACTTTGGAAGCACAAAAGGTGCTATCCTGTATATATAGAATGAGAAGAGATTTCGGAGTAAATACAATTGTAGATGTACTAAGGGGTTCTTCTCAAAAGAAAATATTACAGTATAGATTTAATGAACTGTCAACCTATGGATTAATGAAAAATTATTCTAAAAAGAATTTAGCAGAATTCATAAATACTCTTATATCTCATGGGTTTATAAACTTAAAAGAAGGAGAATATCCTACAGTTGTACTTAGTAATAAATCTATGGATGTTTTAAAAGGTCATGAAAAAGTAGTTTTTAAGGAATCCATTGAGGCTAAAAAAATATCTGAAGATAATGAACTATTTGAAATCTTGAGAAATCTACGTAAAGAAATAGCTGTAAAAGAGGGTATTCCTCCCTACTATATTTTCTCTGATAATACGTTAAAGGAAATGAGTTTAAGATATCCTCTAGATAAAGACCATATACTTGATATATCGGGAGTGGGCCAGGTTAAATATGAAAAATATGGAGAAACTTTTTTAAATATAATAAATGAATATGTAAACAAAAATAATATTGAAGTAAATTGGACTGAAAAAATAGAAAACAAGATATCCCATGCAACTAAAGCAGTAAATAAAAAAGAAAAAACTCATGAAATAACTATTGATATGATAAAATCTGGTAATAGTATAAAGGATATTGCCAGCCAAAGAAATCTTACTATAGGTACTATACTTACACATATAGATAAATATTTTAGAGAGGGCAATGCAGAAAAACTTAACATTAATTTTGATGGTATTTTTACAGAAGAACAGGAAAAAAGCATTATTTCAGCTGTTGACAAATTAGGAGTAGAAAGACTTGCACCAATAAAAGCTGAAGTATCTGATGAAATAAGTTATGATGCTATAAAAGCTGTAATATTAAAAAATTATTTAACAAATAGAAACAATTTACAATGA
- a CDS encoding ABC transporter permease, protein MLLKNLNEGSKIVLKDSYSRNGSLLKIFRKVYEVFYNLLAVFVFIGLWEFISRLEVINPVFLPPFSKIVSAFLGLFISGDIYVNLFISIQRSFIGFFAGLAVAIPLGLIIGWFKRFERFIDPLMQTFRNLSVLALLPVFVLFFGIGETSKVIVIAWAVTWSVLINTISGVKNVEPQLIKAARSMGVSNLSLFKTVIFPGALASIYTGVRLGATSSILVLIAAEMLGANEGLGYLLYLYQSNMKIPEMFSIIIILALLGLLVNYSLVGVEKKLFKWKERA, encoded by the coding sequence ATGTTATTAAAAAATTTGAATGAAGGAAGTAAAATAGTGTTGAAAGATTCATATAGTAGAAATGGATCTTTATTAAAAATTTTTAGGAAAGTATATGAAGTGTTTTATAATCTACTGGCTGTATTTGTTTTTATTGGATTATGGGAGTTTATTTCTAGACTTGAAGTAATTAATCCTGTTTTTTTACCTCCTTTCTCAAAAATTGTTAGTGCATTCTTAGGGTTGTTTATTTCTGGTGACATATATGTAAATCTTTTTATAAGCATTCAAAGATCATTTATTGGTTTTTTTGCAGGACTTGCTGTAGCAATTCCTTTAGGATTGATAATAGGCTGGTTTAAAAGATTTGAGAGATTTATAGATCCTCTTATGCAAACTTTTAGAAATCTTTCAGTTTTAGCACTTCTGCCTGTATTTGTACTTTTCTTTGGAATAGGAGAAACTTCTAAAGTTATTGTAATAGCTTGGGCAGTTACATGGTCTGTACTTATAAATACAATTTCAGGAGTTAAAAATGTTGAGCCTCAACTTATAAAAGCTGCTAGATCTATGGGGGTTTCAAATTTATCTTTATTTAAAACGGTAATTTTTCCAGGAGCTTTAGCATCAATTTATACAGGTGTAAGACTAGGTGCAACAAGCTCTATTTTAGTATTGATTGCGGCTGAAATGCTTGGTGCTAATGAAGGATTAGGTTATTTACTGTATCTTTATCAATCAAACATGAAGATACCTGAAATGTTTTCAATTATAATTATATTGGCTTTGCTGGGGCTATTGGTAAATTACTCCTTGGTAGGTGTAGAGAAAAAATTATTCAAGTGGAAAGAAAGAGCATAA
- a CDS encoding SulP family inorganic anion transporter, with product MLIPKSITCIKSYTKEQFIKDFISGIIVAIIALPLSIALAIASGVSPEKGLYTAIIGGFIVSLLGGSKVQIGGPTAAFVVIVYGIIEKFGIEGLFIATIMAGIFLIIMGLLKFGSLIKYIPSSITTGFTNGIAVVLLSTEIKDFFGLHMKNVPSHFIEKLMAYFNNFHTINLQSLLISLLTIAIIILWPKLNKRIPGAFIAIITVTLVAAFFKLNVTTIGSQFGNLSSSLPRPNFPNINFAMINELMLPALTIAILGSVESLLSAVVSDRIISGNHRSNMELIAQGFANVFSAVFGGIPVTGAIARTAANIKNGGRTPVAGIVHAITLLIIMLLFIPYVKLIPMASLAAVLVVIAYNMGDWKAFKLVFKSPKSDFLLFIVTFLLTVFLDLVVAIGIGVVLSSFLFMRKMGELTEIKYLLDDDKNKDVSEFIENVKLSDHISIYEISGAFFFGAANKFITVIREMGIPPKVLIIKMSKVPFMDSTAYHSFEMLNDICKRHNTKLIILKIQIQPFAMLKKYGFVDMIGEKNFCSSVDEAIEISNNVLNNQDYNINNIQIYNNTAAES from the coding sequence GTGCTAATTCCAAAATCAATTACATGCATAAAAAGCTATACTAAAGAACAATTTATAAAGGATTTTATATCGGGTATCATAGTTGCCATTATTGCACTTCCCCTATCCATAGCTCTAGCAATTGCTTCTGGTGTCTCGCCAGAAAAAGGTCTCTATACTGCCATTATTGGAGGATTTATTGTATCATTGCTTGGGGGAAGTAAAGTCCAAATCGGTGGTCCTACTGCGGCTTTTGTTGTTATTGTATATGGAATAATAGAAAAATTTGGCATAGAAGGATTGTTTATAGCAACTATAATGGCAGGAATTTTTCTTATTATAATGGGTCTATTAAAATTTGGCAGTTTAATAAAATACATACCTTCTTCCATAACAACTGGATTTACAAATGGTATAGCAGTAGTTCTTTTATCCACAGAAATAAAAGATTTTTTTGGATTACATATGAAAAATGTACCGTCTCATTTTATAGAAAAACTAATGGCATATTTTAATAACTTTCATACCATTAATCTTCAAAGCTTATTAATATCTCTTTTAACTATTGCAATAATTATATTATGGCCAAAGTTGAATAAAAGAATCCCTGGGGCCTTTATAGCCATAATAACAGTAACTTTAGTTGCAGCATTTTTTAAATTAAATGTTACAACCATAGGAAGTCAGTTTGGAAATCTTTCTTCATCTCTTCCACGGCCTAATTTCCCAAATATCAATTTTGCTATGATAAATGAATTAATGCTTCCAGCTTTGACAATTGCAATTCTTGGTTCTGTTGAATCACTATTATCAGCAGTAGTATCAGATAGAATAATTAGCGGGAATCACCGTTCTAACATGGAACTAATAGCCCAAGGTTTTGCTAATGTTTTTTCAGCAGTTTTTGGAGGTATACCAGTTACGGGAGCTATTGCCAGAACAGCAGCAAATATTAAGAATGGTGGAAGAACTCCAGTAGCAGGAATAGTTCATGCAATTACACTTTTAATTATTATGTTGTTATTTATTCCCTATGTTAAATTGATTCCTATGGCATCCTTAGCTGCAGTGCTTGTAGTGATTGCATATAACATGGGAGATTGGAAAGCTTTTAAACTAGTATTTAAATCACCTAAAAGTGATTTCCTGCTTTTTATAGTTACATTTTTATTGACTGTTTTTTTAGATCTGGTGGTAGCTATAGGAATAGGTGTAGTTCTTTCTTCCTTCTTATTTATGAGGAAAATGGGAGAACTTACAGAAATCAAATACCTATTAGATGATGATAAAAACAAAGATGTCAGTGAATTTATAGAAAATGTAAAATTGTCTGATCATATTTCTATTTATGAAATAAGTGGTGCCTTTTTCTTTGGAGCTGCAAATAAATTTATTACTGTCATAAGAGAAATGGGTATACCTCCCAAAGTATTAATAATAAAAATGAGTAAGGTTCCATTTATGGATTCTACAGCTTATCACTCTTTTGAAATGTTAAATGATATATGCAAAAGACATAATACAAAATTAATTATACTAAAAATTCAAATTCAGCCATTTGCAATGCTTAAAAAATATGGTTTTGTAGATATGATTGGCGAAAAAAATTTTTGCAGTTCAGTAGATGAAGCCATTGAAATAAGCAATAATGTATTAAATAATCAAGATTATAATATAAATAATATACAAATATACAACAATACTGCTGCCGAAAGTTAA
- a CDS encoding ABC transporter substrate-binding protein translates to MKKKLKILVTSITIILLVLSLTSCGKSENATAKNGDKELFTLRVPTQTGFNEINIADELGYFKEQGIKIKYTGVLKPGMTEYQLIAQGINDVFTGGHPPNVAQARLAGIKVTAVAPGMVDNKEFPHVRYLVKNDSPIKTLDDINGKKVSISGVAGCTDGYLKYYFKQKGKTENIKWVTLPNPGQQEQSVVQGLVDVTTSHPPYAGLAVAAGGVRQIATSWDILHSPGAGLSVRGFSDEFIKEHPDVVKGFTEALYKAHVYINSHQDESKTIIAKWLKLKPEDLSVFWYEESKTINPEYIEKWFEISESIGLWKKGDIKPTDIYTNDYAPK, encoded by the coding sequence ATGAAAAAGAAACTTAAAATCTTAGTTACATCTATAACCATTATTTTACTTGTATTATCACTAACGAGTTGTGGTAAAAGTGAAAATGCTACGGCAAAAAATGGGGATAAGGAACTGTTTACACTTAGGGTACCAACACAAACTGGTTTCAATGAAATCAATATTGCTGATGAACTTGGTTATTTCAAAGAACAGGGTATTAAAATTAAATATACAGGAGTGCTTAAACCTGGTATGACTGAATACCAACTTATTGCACAGGGAATAAATGACGTATTTACTGGAGGACATCCGCCAAATGTAGCACAAGCTAGATTGGCTGGAATAAAGGTTACAGCTGTAGCACCTGGTATGGTTGATAATAAAGAATTTCCACATGTAAGATACCTAGTAAAAAATGATAGTCCTATAAAGACATTAGATGATATTAATGGTAAAAAAGTTTCTATCTCTGGTGTTGCTGGATGCACAGATGGATATCTCAAATATTATTTCAAGCAAAAAGGAAAAACTGAAAATATAAAGTGGGTTACATTGCCAAATCCAGGACAGCAGGAACAATCTGTAGTGCAAGGACTAGTGGATGTTACAACCTCTCATCCTCCTTATGCGGGATTAGCAGTGGCTGCTGGAGGAGTGCGCCAAATTGCTACAAGCTGGGATATTCTTCATTCCCCTGGGGCAGGTCTTTCGGTACGTGGATTTAGTGATGAATTTATAAAAGAACATCCTGATGTAGTTAAGGGTTTTACTGAAGCATTATATAAAGCACATGTATATATAAATTCACATCAAGATGAATCTAAAACTATTATTGCCAAATGGTTAAAACTTAAACCCGAAGATTTAAGTGTATTCTGGTATGAGGAAAGTAAAACTATAAATCCAGAATATATAGAAAAATGGTTTGAAATATCTGAAAGTATAGGGTTATGGAAAAAGGGAGATATAAAACCTACTGATATTTACACTAATGATTATGCTCCAAAATAA
- a CDS encoding DEAD/DEAH box helicase, which produces MNFKELGISEDIINTLKKTGITEPTVIQKESIRFIKNGRDIIAEAQTGTGKTLAFLLPIFENISVNSSAIQALIVTPTRELAIQITEEAMKLKEAKDINILAAYGGKDIGSQMKKLKGSIHLIIATPGRLLDHLARKTINLMNLKTLVLDEADQILLMGFKNDIENIIKETSKKRQTLCFSATMNAEVKKLAYRYMKDPLIVTAKKEKITLDNIKQYVVETTDRQKQDALCSVLDEDKPFMAIIFCRTKRRVDDLEVDLYRRGYDCVKLHSDIIQSKRERIMKSFRNGDIQYLIATDVAARGLDISGVSHIYNYDIPESAESYIHRIGRTGRAGEYGYTCMFIDPKNKRELEEIEKAIKFKIQRRYI; this is translated from the coding sequence ATGAATTTTAAAGAATTGGGAATTAGTGAGGATATAATAAATACATTAAAGAAAACAGGCATTACTGAACCAACAGTGATTCAAAAAGAAAGTATTAGATTTATTAAAAATGGAAGAGACATTATAGCAGAAGCACAAACAGGTACTGGAAAAACTCTTGCTTTCTTACTGCCTATTTTTGAGAATATATCAGTTAATTCTTCAGCAATTCAGGCCTTGATTGTAACCCCCACAAGAGAGCTTGCAATTCAAATAACTGAAGAAGCTATGAAACTTAAAGAAGCTAAAGATATCAATATTTTGGCAGCCTATGGTGGTAAAGATATAGGATCTCAAATGAAAAAATTAAAGGGAAGTATCCATTTAATTATAGCGACCCCAGGCAGACTTTTAGATCATCTTGCCAGAAAAACAATAAACCTCATGAATTTAAAGACTTTAGTACTAGATGAAGCCGATCAAATACTACTTATGGGTTTTAAAAATGATATTGAAAATATTATAAAGGAAACTTCTAAAAAACGTCAAACATTATGTTTTTCTGCAACTATGAATGCTGAAGTTAAAAAACTAGCCTATAGATATATGAAGGATCCCTTAATAGTTACTGCTAAAAAAGAGAAAATTACACTGGATAATATTAAACAATATGTGGTAGAAACTACAGACAGACAAAAACAAGATGCTTTATGTAGTGTTTTAGATGAAGATAAACCCTTTATGGCTATAATATTTTGCAGAACTAAGAGAAGAGTTGACGATCTTGAAGTAGACTTGTATAGACGTGGATATGATTGTGTAAAACTTCATAGTGATATAATTCAGTCAAAACGTGAAAGAATAATGAAATCTTTTAGAAATGGAGACATTCAATACTTAATAGCCACAGATGTTGCAGCTAGGGGATTAGATATAAGTGGAGTTAGTCATATATATAATTATGATATTCCAGAAAGTGCAGAGTCTTATATTCACCGTATTGGTAGAACCGGAAGAGCTGGTGAATACGGCTATACCTGCATGTTTATAGATCCTAAAAATAAACGAGAATTAGAGGAAATAGAAAAAGCTATAAAATTTAAGATACAGAGAAGGTATATTTAA
- a CDS encoding heavy metal translocating P-type ATPase: MMEDISLKIHGMTCFLCSITIESSLEKLEGVNKVNVSYSTEKAKLEYDSDKIQLDKIKNVIESLGFLVVGNEEEDDSKEINYDLMQKNKLKNIFIISAILSSPLILAMILGGLGFCHDYIDPNSTTKIGKVIEYVRWRALILHDWRLQFALATPVQFIIGFRFYRNSFYSLRAKVATMDLLVAVGTTTAYFYSLYIVFFQRPSFLYGMRNIYFESSTVIVTLVLLGKYLEAIAKGKTSKAIKTLMGLKAKKARVLRNNIEVEIAIEKLLVGDIVIVRPGEKIPVDGIIIEGTSTVDESMLTGESMPVKKAKKDFVTGASLNKNGSFKFQTTKVGEGTVLSNIIKMVEEAQESKAQIQKITDRICGYFVPFIFFVAVSTFLSWYFIIYHGQLLDVALINAVSVLVVSCPCALGLATPTAIIVGMGKGAQNGILIKNGEDLEKMCKINSVVFDKTGTITVGRPEVTDLIILNKNYGYDEKKIIHIAAAAEKNSEHPIGTAIYENRKEIIDEQSEVIENFQAIPGKGIKAIINGKSVLIGTNKLMEENKINIENAETILDSLQQEGKIAVLMSIDNKLISILALSDKIKDKSEKVVFSLKKMGMDVYILTGDSKKTAFSVASKIGIEKVIAEVKPENKAQVIQNLVNSGKVVAMVGDGINDAPALATANIGFAIGTGTDVAIETGDVILLRDDLSSLPLAIKLSKKTMSKIKQNLFWAFIYNLIGVPVAATGHLNPVLAAAAMGLSSISVLINSLSLKKFEFRI; encoded by the coding sequence ATTATGGAAGATATTTCTTTGAAAATACACGGAATGACCTGTTTTTTATGTTCTATTACAATTGAATCAAGTCTAGAAAAACTGGAGGGAGTTAACAAGGTAAATGTGAGTTATTCCACTGAAAAAGCTAAATTAGAATATGACTCAGATAAGATTCAGTTAGATAAGATTAAAAACGTAATAGAATCATTAGGTTTTTTAGTGGTAGGAAATGAAGAGGAAGATGATAGCAAAGAAATAAATTATGATTTAATGCAAAAAAATAAATTAAAAAATATATTTATAATATCTGCTATTTTAAGTTCTCCATTAATCTTAGCTATGATACTTGGAGGATTGGGATTTTGCCATGATTATATAGATCCTAATTCTACTACAAAAATTGGTAAAGTTATTGAATATGTAAGATGGAGAGCACTAATACTTCATGATTGGAGATTACAGTTTGCATTAGCTACACCGGTTCAATTTATAATAGGATTTAGATTCTATAGAAATTCATTTTATTCCTTGCGTGCTAAGGTTGCAACTATGGATTTACTTGTGGCCGTAGGCACTACAACAGCATATTTTTATAGCTTGTATATTGTGTTTTTTCAAAGACCATCTTTTCTTTATGGGATGCGGAATATATATTTTGAATCTTCAACTGTAATTGTAACACTTGTTTTACTTGGAAAGTATCTTGAAGCAATTGCCAAAGGAAAGACATCAAAAGCTATTAAAACATTAATGGGGCTTAAAGCCAAAAAAGCAAGAGTTTTAAGAAACAATATTGAAGTAGAGATAGCAATTGAAAAACTATTAGTAGGAGATATTGTCATTGTAAGACCAGGTGAAAAGATTCCAGTAGACGGAATAATTATAGAAGGTACTTCAACAGTTGATGAGTCTATGCTTACCGGAGAAAGTATGCCTGTAAAGAAAGCTAAAAAAGATTTTGTAACAGGTGCTTCTTTAAATAAAAATGGTAGCTTTAAATTTCAGACTACAAAAGTTGGTGAAGGAACAGTTCTTTCTAATATAATAAAGATGGTTGAAGAAGCTCAAGAAAGTAAAGCTCAAATACAAAAAATTACAGATAGAATATGTGGTTATTTTGTACCATTTATCTTTTTTGTAGCAGTTAGCACATTTTTAAGCTGGTATTTTATTATATATCATGGTCAATTATTGGATGTAGCTTTGATTAATGCTGTTTCAGTTTTAGTAGTTTCATGCCCTTGTGCACTTGGACTTGCTACACCTACAGCAATTATTGTTGGAATGGGTAAAGGAGCACAGAATGGAATATTAATTAAAAATGGTGAAGATTTAGAAAAAATGTGTAAAATAAATAGTGTGGTTTTTGATAAAACTGGTACTATTACAGTGGGAAGGCCAGAGGTAACTGATTTAATTATATTAAATAAAAACTATGGATATGATGAAAAAAAAATAATACATATTGCTGCTGCGGCTGAAAAAAATTCTGAACATCCTATAGGTACAGCTATATATGAAAATAGAAAAGAAATAATAGATGAACAAAGTGAAGTGATTGAAAATTTTCAAGCTATACCGGGAAAAGGAATTAAAGCAATTATTAATGGTAAGAGCGTATTAATTGGAACAAATAAGCTTATGGAGGAAAATAAAATCAATATAGAGAATGCTGAGACAATTTTAGATTCACTCCAACAAGAGGGGAAAATTGCAGTACTTATGTCTATAGATAATAAATTAATTTCAATTCTAGCCCTTTCAGATAAAATTAAAGATAAATCTGAAAAAGTAGTTTTTTCTCTTAAAAAAATGGGAATGGATGTTTATATTCTTACTGGAGATAGTAAAAAAACAGCTTTTTCTGTAGCAAGTAAAATTGGTATAGAAAAGGTTATAGCAGAAGTTAAACCAGAAAACAAAGCACAGGTTATTCAAAATTTAGTTAATAGCGGTAAAGTTGTAGCTATGGTTGGAGATGGAATAAATGATGCACCAGCTTTAGCAACAGCAAATATAGGTTTTGCAATTGGTACTGGTACCGATGTAGCTATCGAAACAGGAGATGTAATCTTATTAAGAGATGATTTAAGTTCATTGCCATTAGCAATTAAATTGTCAAAGAAAACTATGAGTAAAATCAAACAAAATTTATTTTGGGCATTTATTTATAATTTGATAGGAGTACCTGTTGCTGCTACGGGTCATTTAAATCCTGTTTTAGCAGCAGCAGCTATGGGGCTAAGCTCAATATCTGTGTTAATTAATTCGCTAAGTTTAAAGAAATTTGAATTTCGTATTTAA
- a CDS encoding nitroreductase family protein yields MSELLKNEALKNLFERRSIRSFKSEQIKDEELKEILEAGKYAPSAANQQSWHFTVIQNKEILQKINDVAKSAFEKSGIKRYEERAKAEDFSAFYNAPTYIIVSADEKAIAPIADSALALGNLFLAAESLGIGSVWIHAVNFLYTTEEGKALFKELGIPDGYVTYGSGAFGYNAGEKPKPAPRREGTVNIIK; encoded by the coding sequence ATGAGTGAATTATTAAAAAATGAAGCATTAAAGAATTTATTTGAAAGAAGAAGCATTAGAAGTTTTAAAAGTGAGCAAATAAAAGATGAGGAATTAAAGGAGATATTGGAAGCAGGCAAATATGCTCCTAGTGCGGCTAATCAACAGTCTTGGCACTTTACTGTAATACAAAACAAAGAAATATTACAAAAGATAAATGATGTAGCAAAATCTGCATTTGAGAAATCTGGAATTAAAAGATATGAAGAAAGAGCAAAAGCAGAAGATTTTAGTGCTTTTTATAATGCTCCAACTTATATTATAGTATCTGCAGATGAAAAGGCAATTGCTCCAATTGCCGATAGTGCTCTTGCATTAGGAAATTTGTTTCTTGCGGCTGAGTCTTTAGGCATTGGATCTGTTTGGATACATGCTGTAAATTTTCTTTATACTACAGAGGAAGGAAAAGCTTTGTTTAAAGAATTAGGGATACCAGATGGTTATGTTACTTATGGGTCAGGGGCCTTTGGCTACAATGCTGGAGAAAAACCTAAACCTGCCCCAAGAAGAGAAGGAACTGTTAATATTATAAAGTAG